One genomic segment of Streptomyces liangshanensis includes these proteins:
- a CDS encoding AAA family ATPase, whose product MSAPTAETAEETAEPAANAAKARASLEALRTEIAKAVVGQDSAVTGLVVALLCRGHVLLEGVPGVAKTLLVRALAASLELDTKRVQFTPDLMPSDVTGSLVYDARTAEFSFQPGPVFTHLLIADEINRTPPKTQSSLLEAMEERQVTVDGSARMLPDPFLVVATQNPVEYEGTYPLPEAQLDRFLLKLTVPLPSRDDEISVLTRHAEGFDPRDLRAAGVRPVAGPADLEAARDAVARTSVSPEIAGYVVDICRATRESPSLTLGASPRGATALLSTARAWAWLTGRDYVIPDDVKALALPTLRHRVQLRPEAEMEGVTADSVITAILAHVPVPR is encoded by the coding sequence ATGAGCGCCCCGACCGCAGAGACCGCCGAAGAGACCGCGGAGCCCGCCGCGAACGCGGCGAAGGCCCGCGCCTCCCTGGAGGCCTTGCGCACCGAGATCGCGAAGGCGGTGGTCGGCCAGGACTCCGCCGTCACCGGACTGGTCGTCGCCCTCCTGTGCCGCGGCCACGTACTCCTCGAAGGAGTCCCCGGTGTCGCGAAGACCCTTCTCGTACGGGCACTCGCGGCCTCCCTCGAACTCGACACCAAGCGCGTCCAGTTCACCCCCGACCTGATGCCGAGCGACGTCACCGGCTCCCTCGTCTACGACGCCCGGACCGCCGAGTTCTCCTTCCAGCCGGGACCCGTCTTCACCCACCTGCTGATCGCGGACGAGATCAACCGCACTCCGCCCAAGACCCAGTCGTCGCTTCTCGAGGCGATGGAGGAACGCCAGGTCACCGTCGACGGCAGCGCGCGCATGCTGCCCGACCCCTTCCTCGTCGTCGCGACACAGAACCCGGTCGAGTACGAGGGCACCTACCCCCTCCCGGAAGCCCAGCTGGACCGCTTCCTGTTGAAACTGACCGTGCCGCTGCCCTCCCGCGACGACGAGATCAGCGTCCTGACCCGCCATGCCGAAGGCTTCGACCCCCGCGATCTCCGAGCCGCGGGCGTACGACCCGTCGCCGGGCCGGCCGACCTGGAAGCGGCGCGCGACGCCGTCGCCAGGACATCCGTCTCACCCGAGATCGCGGGCTATGTCGTCGATATCTGCCGTGCCACGCGTGAATCCCCCTCGCTCACCCTCGGCGCCTCCCCGCGAGGCGCCACCGCTCTGCTGTCCACCGCCCGGGCCTGGGCCTGGCTCACCGGCCGCGACTACGTCATACCGGACGACGTGAAGGCCCTCGCCCTCCCCACGCTCCGTCATCGCGTGCAACTGCGGCCCGAAGCGGAAATGGAAGGCGTCACCGCCGATTCCGTCATCACCGCGATCCTCGCCCATGTCCCCGTCCCCCGATGA
- the mtnA gene encoding S-methyl-5-thioribose-1-phosphate isomerase: MADQYVPNAAGPEPSMLPSIRWDEPPEGPVLVLLDQTRLPVEEAELVCTDVPALVRAIRTLAVRGAPLLGIAGAYGVALAAVRGFDVEDAAEILAQARPTAVNLGYGVRRARDAYRAAVDGGAGLEQAAAAALAEARLLHQEDAEASAQMARFGLTLLDELLPGGNHRILTHCNTGALVSGGEGTAFAVALSAHRAGRLRRLWVDETRPLLQGSRLTAYEAARNGMAYTLLTDNAAGSLFAAGEVDAVLIGADRIAADGSVANKIGSYPLAVLAAYHHVPFVVVAPTTTIDLGTPDGASIEVEQRPGQEVTELTAPQTAVAGVEAGSGMPVAPLGTQAYNPAFDVTPPELVTAIVTEYGALSPVTGDGIAELCARSRRVTIR; the protein is encoded by the coding sequence ATGGCTGATCAGTACGTACCAAACGCGGCCGGCCCGGAGCCGTCCATGCTTCCGTCGATCCGCTGGGACGAACCACCGGAGGGCCCGGTTCTGGTCCTCCTCGACCAGACGAGACTTCCGGTGGAGGAGGCCGAGCTGGTCTGTACGGACGTTCCCGCGCTGGTGCGGGCGATCCGCACGCTGGCGGTGCGCGGGGCGCCGCTGCTGGGGATCGCGGGTGCCTACGGGGTGGCGCTGGCGGCCGTGCGGGGCTTCGACGTGGAGGACGCGGCGGAGATCCTGGCGCAGGCGCGGCCCACCGCGGTGAACCTCGGGTACGGGGTGCGGCGGGCGCGGGACGCGTACCGGGCGGCGGTCGACGGGGGTGCCGGTCTGGAGCAGGCGGCCGCGGCGGCGCTGGCCGAGGCCAGGCTGCTGCACCAGGAGGATGCCGAGGCCAGCGCGCAGATGGCGCGGTTTGGGCTTACGCTCCTGGATGAGTTGCTGCCGGGCGGCAATCATCGGATCCTGACCCACTGCAACACCGGGGCGCTCGTCTCCGGCGGGGAGGGCACCGCGTTCGCCGTGGCGTTGTCGGCCCACCGGGCCGGCCGGTTGCGGCGGCTGTGGGTGGACGAGACTCGTCCGCTGTTGCAGGGTTCCCGGCTGACTGCGTACGAGGCGGCGCGCAACGGGATGGCGTACACCTTGTTGACGGACAACGCCGCTGGTTCGCTCTTCGCCGCGGGTGAGGTCGACGCCGTCCTCATCGGCGCGGACCGGATCGCGGCGGACGGTTCGGTGGCGAACAAGATCGGGAGCTATCCGCTCGCGGTGTTGGCGGCGTACCACCATGTGCCGTTCGTCGTGGTCGCCCCGACCACGACGATCGATCTCGGGACCCCGGACGGGGCGTCGATCGAGGTGGAGCAGCGGCCGGGGCAGGAAGTGACGGAGCTCACGGCGCCGCAGACGGCGGTGGCGGGAGTGGAGGCGGGGAGTGGGATGCCGGTGGCGCCGCTGGGAACGCAGGCGTACAACCCGGCGTTCGACGTCACGCCTCCTGAACTGGTGACGGCGATCGTCACCGAATACGGCGCGCTGTCCCCGGTGACCGGGGACGGAATCGCGGAGCTGTGTGCCAGGTCACGCCGGGTAACGATTAGATAA
- a CDS encoding DUF4129 domain-containing protein: MSVTGGSATAHALLGTAADGPVEPSRFPAREAAERELSKPMYHENDPNLLQRAMNRFWSWVGDLLTSVAGAAPGGTLGLIVILLLVAALVAALWWRLGKPRRTPHRPGSLFDDRPRSAAEHRAAADRHAAKERWNEALQERMRAVVRSLEERTLLAPHPGRTADEAAHEAGRTLPAQATRLRSAAREFDDVTYGGRTTDQQAYRRLRELDLDLEQATPHLSDAAGGTAP; encoded by the coding sequence GTGTCCGTCACGGGGGGCTCGGCAACAGCACACGCACTGCTCGGCACGGCGGCGGACGGCCCGGTGGAACCGTCCCGCTTCCCCGCCCGCGAGGCCGCGGAGCGGGAACTGTCCAAACCCATGTACCACGAGAACGACCCGAACCTCCTCCAACGAGCGATGAACCGCTTCTGGAGCTGGGTCGGCGACCTCCTCACCTCCGTCGCCGGCGCGGCCCCCGGCGGCACACTCGGCCTCATCGTCATCCTGCTGCTCGTCGCGGCCCTCGTGGCCGCCCTCTGGTGGCGGCTCGGCAAGCCCCGACGCACCCCCCACAGGCCCGGCTCCCTCTTCGACGACCGGCCCCGCAGCGCCGCGGAACACCGCGCCGCGGCCGACAGGCACGCCGCCAAGGAACGCTGGAACGAAGCCCTCCAAGAACGGATGCGCGCCGTCGTCCGCTCCCTGGAGGAACGCACCCTCCTCGCCCCCCACCCGGGCCGCACGGCCGACGAGGCCGCCCACGAGGCCGGACGCACACTCCCCGCCCAGGCGACCCGACTGCGCTCCGCCGCCCGCGAGTTCGACGACGTCACATACGGCGGCCGCACCACGGACCAACAGGCATACCGGCGCCTGCGGGAACTCGACCTCGACCTGGAACAGGCCACGCCGCACCTGAGCGACGCCGCCGGGGGAACGGCCCCATGA
- a CDS encoding stage II sporulation protein M, producing MDLDVFVTAHRAEWDRLDHLLRRGRRLTGVEADELVALYQRTATHLSLIQSVAPDPMLTTRLTQLVARARATVTGTRRAGWRDAARFLTVGFPAAVYRSWRWWVPTAILSVLLASVIGWWIGAHPEIQSAIGAPEDLRQMTRPGGEYETYYSSHPAASFAAQVWTNNAQAAAMCLVLGAFLCLPVIWILFTNVLNLGVGIGLMSSAGRLDTFLGLILPHGLLELTAVFVAAGTGLRLGWTVIDPGPLSRRAALAQQGRAALGMAVGLALVLFVSGVIEGFVTPSGLPTWARIAIGVVAELAFLTYVYVLGGRAVRAGEVGDVEAADRSAELPVAA from the coding sequence ATGGATCTCGATGTCTTCGTGACGGCCCACCGTGCCGAGTGGGACCGCTTGGATCATCTCCTGCGCCGCGGACGCCGGCTGACCGGCGTGGAGGCCGACGAACTGGTCGCCCTCTACCAGCGCACGGCGACCCACCTCTCGCTGATCCAGTCCGTCGCGCCGGACCCCATGCTCACCACCCGCCTCACCCAGCTCGTGGCCCGCGCCCGTGCCACGGTGACCGGCACCCGGCGCGCAGGGTGGCGCGACGCGGCCCGCTTCCTGACGGTCGGCTTCCCGGCCGCCGTCTACCGCTCCTGGCGCTGGTGGGTGCCGACCGCGATCCTCTCCGTACTCCTGGCGTCGGTGATCGGCTGGTGGATAGGCGCGCACCCCGAGATCCAGTCCGCGATAGGCGCACCCGAGGACCTGCGTCAGATGACACGGCCGGGCGGCGAATACGAGACGTACTATTCGAGCCATCCCGCCGCATCCTTCGCCGCCCAGGTCTGGACGAACAATGCGCAGGCGGCCGCCATGTGCCTGGTACTGGGGGCATTTCTCTGCCTCCCGGTGATCTGGATCCTCTTCACGAACGTGCTGAACCTGGGGGTCGGCATCGGACTGATGTCGTCGGCCGGGCGCCTCGACACCTTCCTCGGGCTGATCCTCCCGCACGGACTGCTCGAACTGACCGCGGTGTTCGTCGCCGCGGGTACGGGCCTGCGCCTCGGCTGGACCGTGATCGATCCCGGCCCGCTCTCCCGCCGCGCCGCCCTGGCCCAACAGGGCCGGGCCGCACTGGGGATGGCGGTCGGACTCGCGCTGGTGCTGTTCGTGTCGGGGGTGATCGAGGGCTTCGTGACCCCGTCCGGCCTGCCCACCTGGGCCCGGATAGCCATCGGCGTCGTGGCCGAACTCGCCTTCCTCACTTACGTGTACGTCCTCGGCGGCCGAGCGGTACGGGCCGGCGAGGTAGGGGACGTCGAAGCGGCCGACCGGAGCGCGGAGCTCCCCGTGGCCGCCTGA
- a CDS encoding DUF4350 domain-containing protein, whose product MTLTTSPTSVSLTPRQIWTRGRGLLLALVILLTAGTVLAAVRSGDHHGRLDPRSADALGSRAVAELLKNSGVSTDVVTTLDEATDAARPDTTLLVAAPELLTPYQQETLSAATTSSGGRTILLGAGPYSVDALAPGVRTHTPAEVSSRAPECSLPAARRAGTIDIGGERYSTDSPDAQACYPAAGTPTLLVLNHRDSGDTVLLGSPDILYNERLDQRGNASLALQLLGSRPHLVWYLPSLSDPTYSADDGTDRADGGESGFLDLIPSGWLWGAFQLFLAALLAAVWRGRRLGPLVAERLPVAVRASESTEGRARLYAKANARDHAASVLRAASRDRLSPLLGVPPGTAHRPEILLPAVTVRLPDTALDPHSLLFGPAPADDSALIRLADQLDALEREVRTS is encoded by the coding sequence ATGACCCTCACGACCAGCCCCACGTCCGTGTCCCTCACCCCCCGTCAGATCTGGACCCGCGGACGAGGACTCCTCCTCGCCCTCGTCATCCTCCTGACAGCGGGAACGGTCCTGGCCGCCGTCCGCTCCGGCGACCACCACGGCCGCCTCGACCCCCGCTCCGCCGACGCCCTCGGCAGCCGGGCCGTCGCCGAGCTCCTCAAGAACAGCGGAGTCTCCACCGACGTCGTCACCACGCTCGACGAGGCCACCGACGCGGCCCGCCCCGACACCACACTCCTGGTCGCGGCCCCCGAACTCCTGACGCCCTACCAGCAGGAGACCCTCAGCGCCGCGACCACCTCCTCCGGCGGCCGCACCATCCTGCTCGGCGCCGGCCCCTACTCCGTCGACGCACTCGCCCCCGGCGTCCGCACGCACACCCCCGCCGAGGTCTCCTCCCGCGCACCCGAGTGCTCCCTGCCGGCCGCCCGCCGCGCCGGCACCATCGACATCGGCGGCGAGCGCTACAGCACCGACTCCCCCGACGCCCAGGCCTGCTACCCGGCAGCCGGCACACCGACCCTGCTCGTCCTGAACCACCGGGACTCGGGCGACACCGTCCTGCTCGGCTCCCCCGACATCCTCTACAACGAGCGCCTCGACCAGCGGGGCAACGCGTCGCTGGCCCTCCAACTCCTCGGCTCCCGGCCGCATCTCGTCTGGTACCTCCCTTCGCTCAGTGATCCCACCTACTCCGCGGACGACGGCACCGACCGCGCGGACGGCGGCGAGAGCGGCTTCCTCGACCTGATCCCCTCCGGCTGGCTCTGGGGCGCCTTCCAGCTCTTCCTGGCCGCACTCCTCGCCGCCGTATGGCGCGGCCGCAGGCTCGGCCCGCTCGTCGCCGAACGACTCCCCGTCGCCGTCCGCGCGTCGGAGTCCACCGAAGGCCGCGCCCGCCTCTACGCCAAGGCGAACGCCCGCGACCACGCGGCCTCCGTCCTGCGCGCCGCGTCCCGCGACCGCCTCTCCCCCCTCCTCGGCGTACCCCCCGGCACGGCCCACCGCCCCGAGATCCTGCTGCCCGCGGTCACCGTCCGGCTCCCGGACACCGCACTCGACCCGCACTCGCTGCTCTTCGGGCCCGCCCCGGCCGACGACAGCGCTCTCATCCGCCTGGCGGACCAACTCGACGCCCTCGAAAGAGAGGTACGCACCTCATGA
- a CDS encoding DUF58 domain-containing protein: MALTGRTALLAALGTLPVGIFAPSWAGILAVNAPLSLAILCDYALAAPVRSLQFTRSGDTSVRLGESAQVQLTVTNGSTRRLRAQFRDAWPPSSWPTGDEQAASRHQLTVPAGERRRLTTFLRPTRRGDRHAERVTVRSLGPLGLAARQGNHEVPWALRVLPPFTSRKHLPSRLARLRELDGRTSVLIRGQGTEFDSLRDYVPGDDTRSIDWRATARQSAVAVRTWRPERDRHILIVLDTGRTSAGRVGDVPRLDAAMDATLLLGALAARAGDRVDLLAYDRRIRAQVQGRAAGDLLPSLVNAMAPIEPELVETDARGLGSALLKSAPRRSLIVLLTSLDATPVEEGLLPVLPQLTQRHTVLVASVSDPYIEKMSAGRGTVEAVYEAAAGAQTQTQRRRTAEQLQRLGVTVVDATPDKLAPALADAYLALKAAGRL; this comes from the coding sequence GTGGCCCTCACCGGACGAACAGCGCTACTCGCCGCCCTGGGCACGCTGCCCGTCGGGATCTTCGCCCCCAGCTGGGCGGGGATCCTCGCCGTCAACGCGCCTCTCTCACTCGCAATTCTGTGCGACTACGCCCTCGCGGCGCCAGTGAGATCGCTCCAATTCACCCGAAGTGGTGACACTTCAGTTCGACTCGGCGAGAGCGCGCAGGTCCAGCTGACCGTCACCAACGGCTCCACCCGGCGTCTGCGCGCCCAGTTCCGCGACGCCTGGCCGCCGAGCAGCTGGCCGACGGGCGACGAACAGGCCGCGTCCCGGCACCAGTTGACGGTCCCGGCCGGCGAACGCCGCCGCCTCACCACGTTCCTCCGCCCCACCCGCCGCGGCGACCGCCACGCCGAGCGCGTCACCGTACGCTCGCTCGGACCGCTGGGCCTCGCGGCCCGCCAGGGCAACCACGAGGTCCCCTGGGCCCTCCGCGTCCTGCCGCCCTTCACGAGCCGCAAGCACCTGCCCTCCCGACTGGCCCGCCTGCGGGAACTCGACGGCAGGACAAGCGTCCTCATCCGCGGGCAGGGCACCGAGTTCGACAGCCTCCGCGACTACGTCCCGGGCGACGACACCCGCTCCATCGACTGGCGGGCCACCGCACGCCAGTCGGCCGTGGCGGTACGCACCTGGCGCCCCGAACGCGACCGGCACATCCTCATCGTCCTCGACACGGGCCGCACCTCGGCCGGCCGGGTCGGCGACGTGCCCCGCCTGGACGCCGCCATGGACGCCACGCTCCTCCTGGGCGCGCTGGCCGCCCGCGCCGGCGACCGGGTCGACCTCCTGGCGTACGACCGCCGCATCCGCGCCCAAGTCCAGGGCAGGGCGGCAGGCGACCTCCTGCCTTCCCTCGTCAACGCGATGGCCCCGATCGAACCCGAACTGGTCGAAACGGATGCCCGCGGCCTCGGCTCGGCCCTATTGAAGAGCGCCCCACGCCGGTCCCTGATCGTGCTGCTGACGAGTCTGGACGCGACCCCGGTCGAGGAGGGGCTGCTCCCCGTCCTGCCGCAACTCACCCAACGGCACACCGTGCTGGTGGCATCGGTCTCGGACCCGTACATCGAGAAGATGAGCGCCGGGAGGGGCACGGTGGAGGCCGTGTACGAAGCCGCCGCCGGCGCCCAGACACAGACCCAGCGCCGCCGCACGGCAGAGCAACTCCAGCGCCTCGGGGTCACGGTCGTCGACGCGACACCCGACAAACTCGCCCCCGCCCTCGCCGACGCCTACCTCGCCCTCAAGGCCGCAGGCCGCCTCTGA
- a CDS encoding RDD family protein has protein sequence MNELVTGDAVVLGLRPAKLPTRALAIAIDLVLTVAVYLLVSIGIGLASGSLDDAAVMALSIASFLLILVGVPIAVETLSHGRSLGKLACGLRVVRDDGGPIRFRHALVRGAMGVVETLASFGVISCIASLVSARGRRLGDVFAGTLVVRERVPNAPMVVVPPPPPWLVGRFSELDLSDVPDGLWLAIRQYLTRMTQLDPAVSWSMAQRLAGDLVARTGTPAPEGVPPAAFLAAVVSERRARDARRTLSGPEAGGRGTAAQASAAAAAFLPPSPHPYPYPALSPEPAQAPAPAPAPQTAPAPVQQLPPATGFAPPA, from the coding sequence GTGAATGAGCTCGTGACGGGCGACGCGGTCGTACTGGGGCTGCGCCCGGCGAAGCTGCCGACCCGGGCCCTGGCGATCGCGATCGACCTCGTACTGACGGTGGCCGTCTATCTGTTGGTGTCGATCGGCATCGGCCTGGCGAGCGGCTCGCTGGACGACGCCGCCGTCATGGCGCTGTCCATAGCGAGCTTCCTCCTGATCCTGGTGGGGGTGCCGATCGCCGTGGAGACGCTCAGCCACGGGCGTTCGCTGGGCAAACTGGCCTGCGGGCTCAGGGTCGTACGGGACGACGGCGGGCCCATACGGTTCCGGCACGCGCTCGTGCGCGGGGCGATGGGCGTGGTGGAGACCCTCGCGTCGTTCGGCGTCATCTCCTGCATCGCTTCCCTCGTGTCGGCGCGGGGGCGCCGGCTCGGGGATGTCTTCGCGGGGACCCTGGTCGTACGGGAGCGGGTGCCGAACGCGCCCATGGTGGTCGTCCCGCCTCCGCCGCCGTGGCTCGTCGGGCGCTTCTCCGAGCTCGACCTCTCCGATGTGCCGGACGGCCTGTGGCTGGCGATCCGCCAGTACCTGACGCGGATGACGCAGCTGGATCCGGCGGTGAGCTGGTCGATGGCGCAGCGGTTGGCGGGGGATCTGGTGGCGCGCACCGGGACGCCGGCGCCGGAGGGGGTTCCTCCGGCGGCGTTCCTGGCGGCGGTGGTGAGTGAGCGGCGGGCGCGGGACGCCCGGCGGACGCTCAGCGGGCCCGAGGCCGGTGGGCGCGGTACGGCCGCGCAGGCATCTGCGGCCGCGGCTGCTTTCCTGCCTCCGTCGCCGCACCCGTACCCGTACCCGGCCCTGTCCCCCGAACCCGCACAGGCACCCGCACCGGCACCTGCGCCGCAGACCGCCCCTGCCCCCGTTCAGCAGCTCCCCCCGGCCACCGGCTTCGCGCCGCCTGCCTGA
- the mtrA gene encoding two-component system response regulator MtrA, with product MKGRVLVVDDDTALAEMLGIVLRGEGFEPSFVADGDKALAAFREAKPDLVLLDLMLPGRDGIEVCRLIRAESGVPIVMLTAKSDTVDVVVGLESGADDYIVKPFKPKELVARIRARLRRSEEPAPEQLTIGDLVIDVAGHSVKREGQSIALTPLEFDLLVALARKPWQVFTREVLLEQVWGYRHAADTRLVNVHVQRLRSKVEKDPERPEIVVTVRGVGYKAGPS from the coding sequence ATGAAGGGACGCGTCCTTGTCGTCGATGACGACACCGCACTGGCCGAGATGCTCGGGATTGTGCTGCGTGGTGAAGGGTTCGAACCGTCGTTCGTAGCGGACGGTGACAAGGCGCTGGCCGCCTTCCGTGAGGCCAAGCCGGATCTGGTGCTGCTGGATCTCATGCTGCCGGGCCGGGACGGTATCGAGGTGTGCCGGCTGATCAGGGCCGAGTCCGGGGTGCCGATCGTGATGCTCACCGCCAAGAGCGACACGGTCGACGTGGTGGTCGGGCTGGAGTCGGGGGCGGACGACTACATCGTCAAGCCGTTCAAGCCCAAGGAGCTGGTGGCCCGGATCAGGGCGCGGCTGCGGCGCTCCGAGGAGCCCGCGCCGGAGCAGCTGACCATCGGCGATCTGGTGATCGACGTGGCGGGTCACTCGGTGAAGCGGGAGGGGCAGTCGATCGCCCTGACGCCTCTGGAGTTCGACCTGCTGGTCGCGCTGGCCCGTAAGCCGTGGCAGGTGTTCACGCGGGAGGTGCTCCTGGAGCAGGTGTGGGGTTACCGGCACGCGGCCGACACCCGGCTGGTGAACGTGCATGTCCAGCGGTTGCGCTCCAAGGTCGAGAAGGACCCGGAGCGGCCGGAGATCGTGGTGACCGTCCGGGGTGTCGGGTACAAGGCAGGACCGAGCTGA
- a CDS encoding glycerophosphoryl diester phosphodiesterase membrane domain-containing protein, with protein MNDTPGWASPGSAPSDGQDASVPRPAEPADDTGTPSKWSKTQPPPGQWSPPSAQTPGQPGPTPPHPAPAWGAGWGGPGQGGAPGPAWGRPPAAKPGVIPLRPLGVGEILDGAVSTLRAHWRTVLGVTLAVAVVTQICDILVVRYLVPEPEQIDPEATPSEALSQAGDSIRDSLFSLAPTTVITLLGTLFTTAVLTMVVSRSILGRPVTLTEAWQEARPRLAQLLGLTLLLPLAAVVIMGVGVTPGILVGSTAGVLLAVLGGLIALVVISWLMVRYALASPALMLERQGIAASLRRSAKLVRGAWWRIFGIQSLTLLLTFLITMIVSIPFAIIALATDGSGIDGLVAGSTPEYGWTYLIITGVGAVIASSISYPISAGVTVLLYVDQRIRREALDLELARAAGLTGNGTPGTATPGS; from the coding sequence GTGAACGACACTCCGGGCTGGGCCTCGCCCGGATCCGCCCCGTCCGACGGCCAGGACGCTTCCGTTCCGCGGCCGGCCGAGCCCGCCGACGACACCGGTACCCCCTCCAAGTGGTCCAAGACCCAGCCGCCCCCCGGCCAGTGGTCCCCGCCCAGCGCCCAGACCCCCGGCCAACCCGGCCCCACCCCGCCGCACCCCGCCCCCGCCTGGGGCGCCGGCTGGGGCGGACCCGGCCAGGGCGGCGCCCCGGGCCCCGCGTGGGGCCGCCCGCCGGCGGCCAAGCCCGGCGTGATCCCGCTGCGCCCCCTCGGCGTCGGCGAGATCCTCGACGGCGCCGTCTCCACCCTGCGCGCCCACTGGCGCACCGTCCTCGGCGTCACCCTCGCCGTTGCCGTGGTCACCCAGATCTGCGACATACTCGTCGTCCGCTACCTGGTCCCCGAGCCCGAGCAGATCGACCCCGAGGCGACGCCGTCCGAAGCGCTCTCCCAGGCCGGCGACTCCATCCGGGACAGCCTGTTCTCCCTGGCCCCCACGACGGTCATCACCCTGCTCGGCACCCTCTTCACCACCGCCGTCCTGACCATGGTCGTCAGCCGCTCCATCCTCGGACGCCCCGTCACCCTCACCGAAGCGTGGCAAGAGGCCCGCCCCCGGCTCGCCCAACTGCTCGGCCTGACCCTGCTGCTGCCCCTCGCCGCCGTCGTGATCATGGGCGTGGGCGTGACCCCCGGCATCCTGGTGGGCTCCACCGCCGGCGTCCTCCTCGCCGTCCTCGGCGGACTGATCGCGCTCGTCGTCATCTCGTGGCTGATGGTCCGCTACGCCCTCGCCTCCCCGGCCCTGATGCTCGAACGCCAGGGCATCGCAGCCTCGTTGCGCCGCTCCGCCAAACTCGTCCGGGGCGCCTGGTGGCGGATCTTCGGCATCCAGTCCCTGACCCTGCTCCTGACCTTCCTCATCACGATGATCGTCTCCATCCCGTTCGCGATCATCGCCCTCGCCACGGACGGCTCCGGCATCGACGGCCTGGTCGCCGGATCCACCCCCGAGTACGGCTGGACCTACCTGATCATCACCGGCGTCGGCGCGGTCATCGCCTCCTCGATCAGCTACCCGATCTCCGCCGGCGTGACCGTGCTCCTCTACGTCGACCAGCGCATCCGCCGCGAAGCCCTCGACCTCGAACTGGCGCGCGCCGCGGGCCTGACGGGCAACGGCACGCCGGGTACCGCGACCCCCGGGAGCTGA